The Panicum virgatum strain AP13 chromosome 5K, P.virgatum_v5, whole genome shotgun sequence genome has a window encoding:
- the LOC120709069 gene encoding cis-3-alkyl-4-alkyloxetan-2-one decarboxylase-like produces the protein MAPPLAVVGPAVAAPSFRTARISRLRPRKLPSWPRAALPNDEDYYLIDAEESIGDGFSFSGGKYGEGPSKSDEWFAQGKMVNAYPVYGDKGKAKDPFFGLTMGSGSQPSDDVFRWFCVEAGSSSNPIVLLIHGLPSQAYSYRNVLPLLSDKYHAIAFDWLGFGFSDKPQPKYGFDYTLDEYTASLGSLINAVAPDKLSIVVQGYFAPVAVKYASEHQDKLNHLVLVNPPITDKHVSLPSPLASFSNFLLGEIFSQDPLRASDKLLTSCGPYMMKEEDAMVYRRPYLVSGSSGFALNAISKAMKKDLKAYIESMRSILGSDSWKTKTTVCWGMRDRWLSYDGVEEFFGGLNQKIVELPMAGHHVQEDRGEELGNIIKSIFRSQNVVKQ, from the exons atggcgccgccgctcgccgtcgttgGCCCGGCCGTAGCCGCGCCGAGCTTCCGCACCGCCCGCATCTCCCGTCTACGGCCGCGGAAGCTCCCCTCTTGGCCCCGGGCTGCCCTCCCCAATGACGAG GATTACTACTTGATCGATGCGGAGGAGTCCATTGGGGACGGCTTCTCCTTCAGTGGAG GGAAGTACGGGGAAGGACCAAGTAAGTCGGACGAGTGGTTTGCTCAGGGGAAAATG GTAAATGCTTACCCTGTATATGGGGATAAAGGGAAGGCAAAGGACCCCTTCTTTGGCCTGACGATGGGATCAGGATCTCAACCTTCAGATGACGTTTTCAG ATGGTTCTGTGTAGAGGCTGGGAGCTCTTCTAATCCTATAGTGCTTTTAATTCATGGCTTGCCATCTCAG GCATACTCTTATCGCAATGTGCTGCCTTTACTATCAGACAAATATCATGCCATTGCTTTTGATTGGCTCG GATTTGGATTTTCTGATAAGCCTCAACCGAAATATGGTTTTGACTATACTCTTGATG AGTATACTGCGTCCTTGGGATCTCTAATCAATGCTGTTGCTCCTGATAAGCTCTCTATTGTTGTCCAG GGCTACTTTGCTCCAGTTGCAGTCAAATATGCTAGTGAACATCAAGACAAACTGAACCATCTTGTTCTAGTGAATCCACCG ATAACTGATAAACATGTGAGCCTTCCATCTCCCCTGGCTTCATTCAGCAACTTCTTGTTGGGCGAGATATTTTCTCAG GACCCTCTCAGAGCTAGTGATAAGTTATTGACTAGTTGTGGTCCATACATGATGAAGGAAGAAGATGCTATGGTGTATAGAAGGCCATACCTTGTCTCTGGTTCCTCTGGATTTGCACTGAATGCAATAAGCAAAGCTATGAAAAAGGACCTTAAG GCATACATTGAATCCATGAGAAGCATATTAGGAAGTGATTCGTGGAAAACAAAGACGACAGTATGCTGGGGCATGAGAGATCGTTGGCTCAGCTATGATGGGGTGGAAGAGTTTTTTGGGGGTCTAAACCAGAAGATTGTAGAGCTGCCAATG GCAGGACACCATGTGCAGGAGGACCGTGGTGAAGAGTTAGGCAATATAATCAAAAGTATATTCAG